CCACCCTGTTGGATCGGACAGGATGGTTGGATGAAGTTTCTCAAACTCAAGCTAGCTTTGCTGCATTCTAAAAGTGCAagtccatgttggctgggaaggcCATctggcaaagaattctgggagctgtagtccaacatcttCAGAGGGTGCAGGATTAGGGAAGGTTGTATTACGGGCACTGTACACATTTTCACCAACACCCATTTGTTGTGGGGGGGAGGACTGCATTGAGAACAAATGCACAATTCTTCTCTCCGATGTAAGAATCTGGCGGCTCTATGCACCCTGGATATTCTAGACCGTGGTTCtaaaccctggcaactttaagatgggtggactccaactcccagctagtgatgctggctggggaattctgggagctggagtccacccatcttaaagttgccagggttgagaaccacccttccccccttccttccttccttccttctccctccctcccttcgatTTATGAGATGCTCCATTCCAAAATGTCTCTAAGgagcttacagaaataaagtaaaaaggaTTCAAAGAAAAATTCTCCCAAACCCAGTAACAGCCGACTGTCTAGCTCTTGGCACACTGCGGGAATCAGACCTAGCAACCACATTCTGCAAACAGTCGTTACAGAAAGTTCACTTCCGTTTTCCTAACATTATCTCAGATTACGTTTAAATTGCCTGCCTTGGGTGTTTGACTTCTTGCCCTGACTTACGCTGCCTTCCACCATGGGGTCTTCTCCCCAGGCCCTCTCCTAAAAGGCACGGGGACCAGAACCTGTCCCTTGCCATCCATAGGGTTTCAAAGGGGCCTCCCCAGATGTGTCGTTCCCTGGAAATGTTAGCCTGCAGCTCCCCATTACCGCAGCAGGAGGGGGTAAGAGGCGTAGACACTCCTCTCGGCAGGTGCGAGAGTAAGGAATTCCACTTGGGAGGTCCCAAGGTCACTCTTTGGGTATCCCGTATTTAAACGATAGCGGCGTTTCGATCAGGTGAGAATCTCAGTACTGGACCTCGACCCCCATCCTCTCCCGCCAGCTCGCTCACCTACTCAGACGGGCACAGAGGACGTTTGGGCTCCTTGTGATGCAGCGGTGCTCACAGAGCGCGCCTGCTGTCGGTCGGTGTTCTGTGCTGACCCTTTCCAATTCTCTCTTGCAGCTCACTCAGCGGTTTACTGCAAACCGATTGTGGTAGAATCCCACCTGTACGTTGTGGTGGCTCAGCTTTTTGGGGGCTCCTATATTTACCGCTGGGACACCAACATTGACAAGTTCGTTAAGATCCAAGATATTGACAGCCAGAAGATCCGGAAGCCCAATGACATCGAGGCCTTCCAGATCGACAATGAGTGGTTCTTTGTCATCGCCGACAGCTCCAAGGCGGGCTCTACCAGCCTGTATCGCTGGAACCAGAATGGCTTCTATTCCCACCAAGACCTGCACTCGTGGCATCGTGACACCGATGTGGAGCACCTGGAGGTAGATGGGAAACCCCGACTGATCATCTCTAGCAGCTCCCAGGCCCCTATCATCTACCAATGGAATCGCtcacagaagcagtttgcccacCTGGGTGACGTCGCAGAAGTAATGGATGTTCAGATGGTCAAGCATTTCCAGATAGAGAGAGACAACTACCTGTGTCTGAGCCGTTACATTGGTGATTCCAAGGTGGTCAAGTGGGAAGGGCTGCGATTCACAGAGGTGCAGAACATGCCCTCTCGAGGCTCCATGGTGATGGAGCCTTTCCAGATATCTCAGCATCGTTATATGGCTCTGGGTAGTGACTTCTCCTTTACCCACATCTACCTTTGGGATGAAGACAAGCAGAAGTTTGTGAAGTTCCAAGAACTCTCTGTCCAAGCTCCACGAGCTTTCCAGCCTATCCCTTTGGAGGACATGAGTGTCCTCCTGGCCCCCAGCCTCAAGGGGAACACACTGGTTTACAAGCGTATTGTGGTAGACCTCAGCTTGTAGGACGGCTGAGTCATTCCTCACCTCCCCCCAACATGCACCACAGCAGCCCTGCTCTACTGCTGAAAGCACTTGCAGCATTCCGTGGCAACTGGCCCTGGTGATCACCGGGACACAGTTCCTTACTCCCTCTCTTCTGCTTGCATCCTATTCAGCTGTTCCGCCTGTTCCTCAAAAGCTCGGTAGAATATGGAAGGACCGTATCAACAGGCATATTTGCAAGACCCCTGGATCGCGGGCTTTTGGGTCCATGCAACAGGAAACACATTTCTTCACCCAGCCCCAGATTTAGTTGCACAAGTGTGAGCACTACAACAGTTGCCCATAAATTGTGTCCAGCGACACGCACTAGTGTATTCTCACAGTATATCCTATCTCGACTAGTATATCCTCACAGCTTACTGAATCCTTTTACAGATATGCAAATGACTTTTGGAGGTGCCCCTTCAAAGAGCGCATGAATCTTAGGTAGCAACTGGTTACCTCACAATAATTACAAGGAACTTTCATGTATCATAATTTAGTCTGAAATTGCTATGTTTGTCCATTTGTGTTTACAGGGCACTACTGGTCACTGTCACCAAATCACTGTTCTGCTTTCTTCACCTTTGCTACTTCTGTGTTTTTTCTTAGGAGGCAATGGAGAAGACACTCCATAAAACCCGACTTTGCAAGGAAGGAATGGaatagcaatacaggtagtcctcgattagcaaccgcctcatttagtgaccatttgcggttacgacggtgatgaaaaagtaactttgtgaccaatcttcaTATTTACGACCACCGCAGGTCTGTGAAGTACAAGCTCAGTCGTCGTTTCACTCgcaaccgcttcgcttaacaacctagttgcaggtcccaattgtggtcgctaaacaaggatgacCTGTATAAAGCATTCTCATTCTACTCATCTCTCTTTTTTGGAGTGTGAGGTTTTTGGGGGGTTTTTGGTCCCAAGCAAGATTTTTGGTGGCTCTTTGAATCCTActgcctttccttttcatttcagaaggctTCCACAATGACCTTTCTAAATGCTATGTTAGcaatatggttttttaaaaatcacattttaatttggGCTACGTTTTCCTgcctactttaaaaatattaaatagtccCTGAATGGCACTTCTAAACTAAAGAAGCCTTTTAGCCTGAATTAAAAGTGGAAACAGTAAAATCCTCTCCATGCCAGCTCAGAAGAAAGTCCctttgcatggtttttttttttttttaaatgaaatatattcaagtCTGTTGCCCCTTTTCCATCCACAGTGTGTACCTGCAGATGTGGAAAAACAGCAAGAGGGGGTCAAACCCCCAGTTCCAGTTCCATAAGCAAATTTCTCCAGAAGAGATAGTTTTTATCTCGATTTATATCTTAGATCTTATATTTCAGTCAGCTATTAGAATCCTGGGAGAAGGAACGTAGATAACTAATTTGAGGGTAACTCTTCCACCCTGATCACTACAAGTAGTGAGAAAAATCTTACTCTAATGGCAGAGCTTTCTGGAAGTGTCctgttaattcccccccccctttttttttgggaGAACCTCATCTTTAAACTGCTCTGTGCCTCAATCCAtccgtgctggctagggaattctaggagttgaagtccctgcatcttaaagttgaggttgagaaacaatgccctcTAGCAATAGAGTCCATAATTTGTACTGTCTAGAGTGTACTCCGAATATCGGGTGATTGCATCTGAAAGCGCTCAAACATGACTCCAATGTTCTTTTTAGGTCTACCTGATAAAACAATATCAGCCAATAACAAGTGGCTGACTTTGGTGTCCACGTGGGAACAGAGGCATTGGTTCTGCTGCAGGGTACCAGCTATGCTCTCATCATCCATCACTTGTCACAAACTACTGTATGAGGTTACTGGGAATATGGTATATGTGGCACCTCCTGTTCCCTTGGACCACAACACTGAGATGCAGTTATGTACTGTTCAAAAGACATTCTAATAAACTCTAATCTCTAATGTTGGGTTCACGAGGGCAGCTTGGTTGGTGCTCTATGTGGGcagcttttcattttcagttgggTGATTTGGGTAGTCTTGATCTCCAGCTGCAGACCTAAGGAATACACCTGTTCGGGTGATGTGTACATGTGTGGAATGGACCATGAGGACACTAGTGGGCAGTCCTTCCTCTCACCAGGCTATGAATTTGCAGCAAGGAGCCTTTGAAGACATGTGAAACTTAACTGTGAAGACCCAGTCACTGCTGTTAGTGTGTTATGATCTACACCCAAATATACCATCTGATCAGATTCAATTTTACCAAGATGCCTTTAACCATGTGATAGCCTATTTAATGAATTAGCCATTCCTAGTTTGCCATAACAGTCATTTTGTAATAGGTATCTGCTGTACACTCTGAAAATGGTGTAACATGTAGCTTGGCCATCAGCCCCATATAATAGATTTCAATGGGATTTTTCATCCGCACAGAATCAACCAGACCGCCAAACTAAAAGCGTGAGCAGCTGATGCCCAGCTGTGCCTTTAGCATCATATTTTTGTCTGCAAGTTGCTGGTATTTAGAAGTAATTAAAGAGTACATTacattgtttggggggggggagttgcccCAGACCCCACCCAAGAAAGAGGCCCATCCTCTTCAGGGTTGGTTCAGGGTTTGGAAATGATCTGATGGGtcaataattttcatttaaataattaaagctaacttaatgtttaatatcatggccaggagttatttcaatatttagttaaatatcattccaagagttatttcaatattttagattTCCCCAGAGATCTCTCCCATTTATTAGGCGTTGAATTCAACGGGCAAAAAACAATGGGGGAAAATGTCAATGTCCAGAGAGTGATGTCCGTTGGCTCTTCGAATACTTAAACCTGTACGATTTTCATTGTAGGAAAGTTCCATTTCTAGCTTTTCAAGCCACAGAAACAAAGAGGGATGAAAGTGAAAGATTAGAAATCAAGGGCAAAAGGAAATGAGCCAAATAAAGGCATGAAGACTACTTATCTTTCTCTGCTCCCTTAACCTCGTGATCTCTAAACTCATTCTCAGATTCCTGGAGTTTGCATTTCCTCTGAAGCGAGAAGAGATGTATCAGGATGATGGTTTCAGGAATCACGATCGTGTGCACCTAATTTATTATGCACTTAAAATATCTGACTTTAAaagccctctctccttctcttttcagcTACGTGCAGATCACAAAGACAAATTCATTCTTGTATCAGTCCTGCTCATTATTTCAAGATGGGCCCAAAATCaaagccctccccccaaaacGGAATAGCCATTCAAAGAACGATAAGATTGAAATCCAGgttacttttgtatttttaggatatattcctattcctataagtatgtatgtatgtatgtatgtatgtatgtatatgttacatttttgttacatttttatatgtacgtatgtttgtatgcatgttaCAGATTGCCCATTTTCTCTATCCAACTGTTCTTTCCTTCTCACcagatttggtagcaaatctgatggaaTCCCAGCACAGAATTGAACTGGGCACATCCAAAACAATTGAAGAACGGTTTGGATGGTCTTTTGAAATCGGAAAACTTCCAAAAGGTCATTGGTGTTTCAGAATTCTAGGGACACAGAATATGTTTCTTCAAACCCTGGTCttattcccccactccccaccagcTTGCCAGAGCAATAGCCAGACAGGGCGACTGGTGGAATGACACGGGGAGAAATAAACTCTGATTTATCAGTTGGATTTAACCAACATGCTAAACGAAAACAcaggtttgtttgctttgggcTTAATCTTTCCCCTGCCTTTCTGGGCCAAGGGACATTTTGCTGATCTTTGCTGGCCTCGAGAAACCTAAGCTAAGTTGCCATAATAGTTCTCCCTAGCATAGGGTCCTACCACATGAGCCTCGGTCCTTAGAACAGCCCTTTCCCtcgtttttcttctgaatttcactTGAGGGTATCTTTGAGCCTACTTTTATTGATGCAAAGTGTAGTTGTTCTCTGTGACACAGTTTTCCATCACTCTGCAGCCTTCCTGTCTtgaccatctgaaaaaaaaactatctcaGTAGTTCCCACCTTATGTTTTCTCTTGGATATGTGTGGAAAGCCAAGGAGGTTGTAGACCATTGGAAGACTGAGCATTTACAGACCACTTGGCCATTCTGTAGCCGAGTAAGCGCAAAAACTCAGAGAGTGCTTCATAAGCTATCTACTCTCGCACACATCCCGTTCAAGAAGTGTGAGACTGTTTTCACAGAATGTGTAGTTTTACTTTGATGGTTACCTTTCTCAGCAGTAgatcccttcagatgtgttgtacCTCAAATCCCATTTCAATGCCCACATTCCCCTAGCAGCAAAGTCAACATATTATGGAAGTTGCATTCTAAACATCCTGAAGGCACCAGGTGGGAAAAGACTGCCTTAGAACAGAGAATAGGTTTTAGGAAAGATCCTATGCctgatgggaaaggaagaaggagcaaGAAGGGCTTCCTGATGGCCTTTAAATCCAAAACAGAGATGTCTCTGCTTCTCCCACAGAATTCATTCTCTCTGATCTCAGAGTCCAGCCAAGGGGAATCACAGACAAATTACTTCAGGGGAAGTTGTAGCAGAAGGATTATTATAAAGTACCTACCTGAAAGTTCTAACATGTTGCTGCCAAAAAAAGGGGGTACAAACCATGTGTTCATGCATTTCCTTCTCATGAAGtctgcttctcttctcctttttcttttctaaattactGGTAAACCATTGTCTGCTTCATCTGGAAGTAGAGAATGGGGTTGAAACACAAGAGGAGGGTGGCAGGAAAGGCAGGTGTGAACAAGAAGCACGCTCGGATTCATGGCTTGCTTGCTGGAATACTTGAGCAGAACCACACTTCTGGAGGAGATAAAGTGATGCTCACAGCTGCTAGATGTCTTGGTGCTCTTGAGGGAGGtgggaaacaaaaaacacaacacaacatggcagtggaaaagaatgtctatatttttgccaagaaaagtacatggatgtgCCTGTCTAGTCaggcaccaggagctgagctgagctctacattttatactgtagcaaagagaaggaagatcctcTACTATCTTTTGATCACAAAACCTTAAAATGCAATGTGCATCCATTGGCTTCATTATGCACAAGCAATAAAGATTCCACACTTTCCCTTTAGAAACATAGGTACTTTATATGATGcattatctccctccctccctccctccttttctatggctgcccatctcccaggAGTGACTCTAGTCTGTGTACAAGGTTAAAACCAACAGCTGGAACAACAATCCAAATAATGAAGCCTAAGGTTGCAAACAACAAATTCCAACTTACCTCCCACCTAAAGCCCTAATGTAGACAGGATGAAGACAGCAAAacaagagacaaaggaaaaagaaaagaaggtgctGGAAGATTGTGGTGAGCCCACCACTGGAGAGTCACATCATAAGTCTAAAAGACACATGATGTCACGATCTTGGGTATACCCGATGGAAGGCCATCTAGCAGGGCTTTGGGTATTGCCAGCTTCCAAAGATCTACATAGGAAAGGACATAGAAAACCAAGCATTTTGGGTTCCACGTTTTCTTTGTGATAGCCCTGTAACATAGGGCAGAGTTATAACCACCAAGCTATCAAAAAGGTAAAAGAGAAACATCCAAGCCCAGCTAcactttgcaaaaacctacatccagtctgacaaaagcatgtgggaaaatgtgttacggtctgatgaaaccaaggtcgaacttt
This genomic interval from Candoia aspera isolate rCanAsp1 chromosome 9, rCanAsp1.hap2, whole genome shotgun sequence contains the following:
- the LOC134502901 gene encoding leucine-rich repeat LGI family member 3-like; this encodes MGKDLRGNSLTCDCKIKWLVEWMENTNTSMPAIFCGGPPQYQGQKIRELPLKDFDCITTDFVVHQVLPFQSVSAEPFTYSSDLYVALAQPSSSSCTILKWDYVERKLRDFDRIPAHSAVYCKPIVVESHLYVVVAQLFGGSYIYRWDTNIDKFVKIQDIDSQKIRKPNDIEAFQIDNEWFFVIADSSKAGSTSLYRWNQNGFYSHQDLHSWHRDTDVEHLEVDGKPRLIISSSSQAPIIYQWNRSQKQFAHLGDVAEVMDVQMVKHFQIERDNYLCLSRYIGDSKVVKWEGLRFTEVQNMPSRGSMVMEPFQISQHRYMALGSDFSFTHIYLWDEDKQKFVKFQELSVQAPRAFQPIPLEDMSVLLAPSLKGNTLVYKRIVVDLSL